A region of Flavobacteriales bacterium DNA encodes the following proteins:
- a CDS encoding M1 family metallopeptidase, producing MKHLALTLLVFTQIISFSQYFQQEVNTTIDVTLNDSLHELNAFEKIEYINNSRDTLSFIYFHLWPNAYKNNATALAEQLNQAGDLTFHFSPDQNRGHIDSLDFKINNQRLKLVYDDNIDYVKVYLNKPLPPNKSVTITTPFRVKIPYGNISRLGHLGQAYQLTQWFPKPAVYDENGWNVMPYLSQGEFYSEYGSYDVKITLPENYVVGATGDLVNGEKELEWLDKKVKKTQLLIESGGYKAYTDMSTPKSSKKLKTLHYHQDNVHDFAFFVDKRWHVLKGEVTLPHSKRKVTTWAMFTNSESHLWKDAIAYLDSSIYYYSLWTGDYPYNQVTAIDGALTAGAGMEYPNVTVIGTSYTPSALEQVIIHEVGHNWFYGILGSNERKHAWMDEGMNSYTENRTTETLHPNSGIGLVNKNVAKKIGLDQYQARGLHDLSYLYAARRNYDQPIESPASLFTPTNYGTIIYSKTAIGFDYLLAYLGDSLFNQCMHTYFDEWKFKHPQPKDVKAVFESVSKKDLSWFFQDYIQTTKKIDYKMSAYQKSSNTLTVKNNSDIAAPISIYGLDKNDSILFKQWSDGFYGKQNFSLPQTAYKLVLDYDKDIPEIDRTNDVIKTSGILKKSRPIKLKLLGEIENRDYYTINFLPLVGWNETDRGMLGLAFYNTTFPEKKLEWLAIPMYSFQNKAITGLGSIYYNWYPTPIFRKVSLGYEAKSFSYAEQISENNIAWYKHSVNLNAELYNKKLRTAPKQSFALSFHNIREKCYSDSTGVSSNYFDFSYQIQNKQTLKPASLKVDYTYGDNSNNEVVNTISLTGKMRINYNLKRDGISFRLFAGKSLYANTNSRYNWRMSGQTGLYDYMFNNTFLGRTSNYPNFLAQQLGNSHGGFKTFTNTGSSNNWILALNTKLDLPKLPIGIFADIGYYPYKENNQGIITNKIGSNFDVGLYIPIKKNFIELYMPLLFSENIQKEFDYNGITFWQRMTFVIHFNSMNPFKIIQSIKP from the coding sequence ATGAAACATTTAGCTCTAACCTTATTGGTATTTACTCAAATTATTTCATTTTCACAGTATTTTCAGCAAGAGGTGAACACAACCATAGACGTTACCTTAAATGATTCCTTACATGAATTAAACGCTTTTGAAAAAATTGAATACATCAATAACTCTAGAGACACGCTTTCTTTTATTTATTTTCACTTATGGCCTAACGCCTATAAAAATAACGCTACAGCTCTTGCTGAACAATTAAACCAAGCAGGAGATTTAACGTTCCACTTTTCTCCTGATCAAAATAGAGGTCATATCGATTCATTGGATTTTAAAATTAACAACCAGCGTTTAAAGTTAGTGTATGATGACAACATTGATTATGTAAAAGTTTATTTAAATAAACCTCTACCTCCTAATAAGAGTGTGACCATTACTACTCCTTTCAGGGTTAAAATTCCTTATGGTAATATTTCTAGACTTGGACATTTGGGACAAGCATATCAATTAACTCAATGGTTTCCTAAACCAGCTGTTTATGATGAGAATGGTTGGAATGTAATGCCCTACCTTAGCCAAGGTGAATTTTACTCAGAGTACGGGAGTTATGATGTAAAGATTACGCTTCCAGAAAATTATGTTGTGGGAGCCACTGGTGATTTAGTCAATGGAGAAAAAGAGCTAGAATGGTTAGATAAAAAAGTCAAAAAAACTCAATTATTAATTGAAAGTGGTGGCTATAAAGCCTATACAGATATGAGCACTCCCAAAAGCTCTAAAAAATTAAAAACACTTCATTATCATCAAGATAATGTTCATGATTTTGCTTTTTTTGTTGATAAAAGATGGCATGTTTTAAAAGGAGAAGTGACCTTACCTCATTCCAAAAGAAAAGTCACTACTTGGGCTATGTTTACCAATAGCGAATCACATTTATGGAAAGATGCTATTGCTTATTTAGATAGCTCCATTTATTACTATTCATTATGGACTGGAGATTATCCCTATAATCAGGTTACTGCTATTGATGGGGCGCTGACAGCTGGGGCTGGTATGGAATATCCTAATGTAACTGTTATTGGAACATCTTATACTCCTAGTGCTCTTGAACAAGTGATTATCCATGAAGTTGGACACAATTGGTTTTATGGAATACTGGGGTCTAATGAGCGTAAACATGCATGGATGGATGAAGGAATGAACTCCTATACTGAGAACAGAACTACTGAAACCCTACACCCTAATTCTGGGATTGGATTAGTCAATAAGAATGTTGCTAAAAAAATCGGGCTAGATCAGTACCAAGCAAGGGGATTACACGATTTATCCTATTTATATGCAGCAAGAAGGAACTATGACCAACCTATTGAATCACCAGCTTCGTTATTTACTCCTACCAATTATGGTACTATTATCTATTCCAAAACGGCGATTGGATTTGATTACTTATTAGCTTATTTAGGCGATTCCTTATTTAATCAGTGCATGCACACCTACTTTGATGAATGGAAATTTAAACATCCGCAACCTAAAGATGTTAAAGCAGTTTTTGAAAGTGTTTCCAAAAAAGACTTGAGTTGGTTCTTTCAAGATTATATTCAAACCACTAAAAAGATTGACTATAAAATGAGCGCTTATCAAAAGAGTTCAAACACTTTAACTGTCAAAAACAACAGCGATATTGCTGCTCCAATATCTATTTATGGACTAGATAAAAATGATAGTATTCTTTTCAAACAATGGTCGGATGGTTTTTATGGAAAACAAAACTTCTCTTTACCCCAAACAGCATACAAACTTGTGCTAGACTATGATAAAGACATTCCTGAGATTGACCGTACAAATGATGTTATTAAAACCAGTGGAATACTAAAAAAATCTAGACCAATTAAACTTAAACTGTTAGGAGAAATAGAAAATAGAGATTATTATACCATCAACTTTTTACCATTAGTTGGATGGAATGAAACTGACCGAGGAATGCTAGGTTTAGCATTTTATAACACTACTTTTCCTGAGAAAAAGCTTGAGTGGCTAGCAATACCTATGTACTCTTTTCAAAACAAAGCAATAACTGGACTTGGATCTATCTACTACAACTGGTACCCTACGCCTATATTTAGAAAAGTAAGTTTAGGATACGAGGCTAAATCATTCTCTTATGCTGAACAGATTTCAGAAAACAATATTGCTTGGTATAAGCATTCTGTCAACTTAAATGCTGAACTCTATAATAAAAAATTGAGGACAGCACCTAAACAATCTTTTGCCCTTTCATTCCACAATATTAGAGAAAAGTGCTATAGTGATAGCACAGGAGTTTCTTCCAACTATTTTGATTTCAGCTACCAGATTCAAAATAAACAAACACTAAAACCTGCTTCATTAAAAGTTGATTATACTTATGGAGACAATAGTAATAATGAGGTTGTAAATACCATAAGTTTAACTGGAAAAATGAGAATTAATTACAACTTAAAAAGAGATGGGATTTCATTTCGTCTTTTTGCAGGAAAGTCATTATATGCAAACACTAATTCTAGATATAATTGGCGTATGAGTGGTCAAACAGGTTTATATGACTACATGTTTAACAATACTTTTCTGGGGAGAACAAGTAATTATCCTAATTTCTTAGCTCAGCAATTAGGCAATTCACATGGAGGTTTTAAAACTTTTACAAACACAGGAAGTAGTAACAACTGGATACTTGCACTAAATACGAAACTAGACTTACCTAAACTCCCTATTGGAATTTTTGCTGATATTGGTTATTACCCTTATAAAGAAAATAATCAAGGAATTATTACAAACAAGATTGGTAGTAATTTTGATGTAGGCCTATACATTCCTATTAAGAAAAATTTTATTGAGCTTTATATGCCGTTATTGTTTTCAGAAAACATTCAAAAAGAATTCGATTATAACGGTATCACTTTTTGGCAACGTATGACTTTTGTCATTCACTTTAACTCCATGAATCCTTTTAAAATTATCCAATCAATCAAACCATAG
- a CDS encoding c-type cytochrome, which produces MKYVYLVVVIFLFSCKKDQAKDPNIADYEPGEELPGGDQTGGNHSENAFSFAIPGLFGGDELNFFVGDSFFNQNWVSAPASTTARDGLGPTFNSRSCSGCHPKDGRGRPPEYQGEKSVGLLLRLSKSGIGNHGEPLGTDNYGTQLNDIGIYGISEEGEIQIIYNEIQGNYDDGEAYSLRAPTYSIVNTNYGPLPADLMISPRVGQQMIGLGLLEAITDHDLLSHVDEEDSDQDGISGKVNYVWNVETNTTTLGRFGWKANEPTLKQQTAGAFLGDIGITTSLFPFNNCPSTQVDCGQQPNGGTPELEDEDLDFTTLYVSTLAVPSRLRAKEEKVLRGKKIFNEIGCVKCHVASYRTGNHPTFTALSHQKIWPYTDLLLHDMGEGLADNRPDFLADGNEWRTPPLWGIGLFQTVNKHTYYLHDGRARNLSEAILWHGGEGEQAKNKFKALNKEERTYLLEFLNSL; this is translated from the coding sequence ATGAAATATGTGTATTTAGTTGTAGTAATTTTTCTTTTTTCTTGTAAGAAAGATCAGGCTAAAGATCCAAATATTGCTGATTACGAACCTGGAGAAGAGCTCCCGGGAGGTGATCAAACCGGAGGAAACCATTCAGAAAACGCTTTTAGTTTTGCAATACCAGGTTTATTCGGAGGAGATGAATTAAATTTTTTTGTTGGAGATTCATTTTTTAATCAAAATTGGGTTTCTGCTCCTGCTTCAACAACTGCTAGAGATGGTCTAGGACCAACTTTTAATTCAAGGTCTTGTTCTGGATGTCACCCAAAAGATGGTAGAGGTCGGCCACCAGAATACCAAGGAGAAAAATCTGTAGGTTTACTATTGAGGTTGAGTAAATCTGGTATTGGAAATCATGGTGAGCCTTTAGGTACGGATAACTACGGGACACAGTTAAATGATATTGGTATATACGGAATTAGTGAGGAGGGAGAAATCCAGATAATTTATAATGAAATACAAGGAAACTATGACGATGGAGAGGCTTATTCTTTGAGAGCTCCTACCTATTCGATTGTTAATACAAATTATGGCCCACTTCCAGCTGACTTAATGATCTCACCAAGAGTGGGGCAACAAATGATCGGGCTAGGGTTATTGGAAGCTATTACAGATCACGATCTTTTAAGTCATGTTGATGAAGAAGACTCAGATCAAGATGGAATTTCAGGTAAAGTAAATTATGTGTGGAATGTAGAAACTAATACAACAACATTAGGCCGTTTTGGGTGGAAAGCTAATGAACCAACGCTAAAACAACAAACTGCAGGAGCATTTTTAGGTGATATAGGAATAACCACTTCTCTTTTTCCTTTTAACAATTGTCCGAGTACTCAGGTCGATTGTGGACAACAACCGAATGGAGGAACGCCTGAATTGGAAGATGAAGATTTAGATTTTACGACTTTGTATGTCAGTACATTGGCTGTTCCAAGTCGATTAAGAGCTAAAGAAGAAAAAGTGTTAAGAGGTAAAAAGATCTTTAATGAAATAGGTTGTGTTAAATGCCATGTAGCAAGTTATCGGACAGGTAATCATCCAACATTTACGGCTTTATCACATCAAAAAATATGGCCATATACAGATTTGCTTTTACATGATATGGGAGAAGGTTTAGCCGATAATCGTCCAGATTTTTTAGCTGACGGAAACGAATGGCGTACACCTCCATTATGGGGAATTGGATTATTTCAAACAGTCAATAAACACACGTATTATTTGCATGACGGACGAGCAAGAAATCTTTCCGAAGCAATCTTATGGCATGGAGGAGAAGGAGAACAAGCCAAAAACAAGTTTAAAGCACTCAATAAAGAGGAACGAACATATTTATTAGAATTTTTAAATTCATTATAA
- a CDS encoding sterol desaturase family protein, translating into MTFIEAYNAAAKGDPSIYAVPFYLLFIGLELFLNARQHLNLYTTKDSFASLSMGVGSVFIGILTKTLFFILFTFIYQFRLFDFEMHWYMWILLFFADDFSFYWHHRLSHQVRILWAAHIHHHSSQHFNFTTALRQSWGEPFYKFFFWAWLPLIGFSPLSILVMHSISLVYQFFQHTETVKKLGFLELVFNTPSHHRVHHATQVKYLDKNHAGILIIWDRLFGTFEKEDRQDHPIYGITSNIDTYNPFEIATHELKNIWTDVQSTPSIKNKLKYIFYPPGWRHDGELMTSKYLQEQLEKD; encoded by the coding sequence ATGACCTTTATAGAAGCTTACAACGCAGCAGCCAAAGGTGACCCCAGTATTTACGCTGTACCTTTTTACCTTTTATTTATTGGTTTAGAACTCTTTTTAAATGCTCGACAACATTTAAATCTTTATACAACAAAAGATTCATTTGCTAGTCTGTCAATGGGGGTTGGATCTGTTTTTATTGGTATTCTGACTAAAACGTTATTTTTTATTCTTTTCACTTTTATCTACCAATTCAGATTATTTGATTTTGAGATGCATTGGTACATGTGGATTTTACTATTTTTTGCTGATGACTTTTCTTTTTATTGGCATCATAGGTTGAGTCATCAAGTTCGTATTCTATGGGCTGCCCATATACACCATCACTCTTCTCAACATTTTAACTTTACTACTGCTTTAAGGCAAAGTTGGGGTGAACCTTTTTATAAGTTTTTCTTTTGGGCTTGGCTACCATTAATTGGATTCTCTCCGCTATCGATATTAGTCATGCATTCTATCAGCTTAGTTTATCAATTTTTTCAACATACCGAGACTGTTAAAAAACTAGGTTTCTTAGAACTGGTATTCAACACACCTTCTCATCACCGAGTACATCATGCCACTCAAGTTAAATATTTAGATAAAAATCATGCTGGAATATTAATTATTTGGGACCGGTTATTTGGGACTTTTGAAAAAGAAGATCGTCAAGATCATCCTATTTATGGTATTACCTCTAATATTGATACCTACAACCCTTTTGAAATAGCTACACATGAGCTCAAAAACATCTGGACTGACGTCCAATCCACTCCTAGTATAAAAAACAAATTGAAGTATATCTTTTACCCTCCTGGTTGGCGACATGATGGAGAACTCATGACATCAAAGTATTTACAAGAGCAACTTGAAAAGGATTAG
- a CDS encoding class I SAM-dependent methyltransferase, with amino-acid sequence MDHQKKIELTSINILELEKQLSCPSGESGVAVSKVMNETNFNMSLDSIKQLELGHDDFILEIGHGNCGHLPKVFELGGNNISYFGIEISETMKLEAEKLNRISRANQRASFYLYDGNRIPFSEDSFDKVMTVNTIYFWKKPIDFLLEIGRVVRPNGIFALTFVEEQSMKSLPFVRERFNLFSKSKLRLLISKTEWKLITFVDQYERVKSKTGEWVDRHFIVAKLSNQKKELES; translated from the coding sequence ATGGATCATCAAAAAAAGATAGAACTAACATCAATCAATATCTTAGAGTTGGAAAAGCAACTAAGCTGTCCATCGGGAGAAAGCGGTGTTGCAGTCTCTAAGGTTATGAACGAGACCAATTTTAATATGTCACTTGATTCTATAAAACAATTAGAATTAGGTCACGATGACTTTATTCTAGAAATAGGTCATGGAAATTGTGGACATTTGCCTAAAGTGTTTGAGTTGGGAGGGAATAACATCTCTTATTTTGGGATAGAAATTTCTGAAACAATGAAATTAGAAGCTGAAAAGCTTAATCGAATAAGTAGAGCAAATCAAAGGGCATCTTTTTATCTTTATGATGGGAATAGAATACCTTTTTCTGAAGACTCATTTGATAAAGTGATGACCGTAAATACAATATACTTTTGGAAAAAACCAATTGATTTTTTATTAGAAATAGGAAGAGTAGTGCGACCTAATGGAATTTTTGCTTTGACTTTTGTAGAAGAACAATCAATGAAGAGCTTGCCATTTGTTAGGGAACGCTTTAATCTATTTAGTAAAAGTAAATTAAGATTGCTTATTAGTAAAACTGAATGGAAGTTGATAACGTTTGTTGATCAATATGAGAGGGTGAAAAGTAAAACAGGAGAGTGGGTCGATAGACATTTTATTGTGGCAAAATTAAGCAATCAAAAAAAGGAGTTGGAGTCATGA
- a CDS encoding AAA domain-containing protein, with the protein MKFDFTLQQLIAYYRECYELDNKQLEVFDFYSKQITNRLILSSSKILLDKEVVQKVNFDWGNAVSKKLRVYEKELDLYACSYFLKAKVKVLGRNKVASIPVFLTPLSLKFEAPNYSVSQTIKQTIVNPTALKVIQELHPELVEETIDRQLQSIWKIADAKKRLRVLQEKFKGIDYSFFQDSSRFFSEKKLKGAIKTEGLNLLLPAIGLALLKKPTASRGVLAELKDIALENKFYPQLIESLFLGTNYNITAESKETIHVPVNLSIPQQNIIKSAYQNNITLAVGPPGTGKSFTIASIAVDAIANGKSVLIASKNDQALKVIAEKLEKDFFAKENIISGGEKYFVRKLLNKFKDILNGVADDSYYDSLRKEVKAQHKSLRKINAAIHRLEEKIKEKSNDELEVTELLLSEDNWSKKIKLFFKSRTIKNLEELERDISTLAHQIELRKEWMKHLLLCIANLRVAEAIRDTQTREVFKKMVKVIESDSGLEKESLFYSLDFKKVLKAFPIWLVNLKELNQYLPLQDGIFDLVVMDEATQCDIASSIPLLFRGKRAVIVGDPKQLRHVSFLAYDTQQELAIKYGVEKFNSKLLDYRNASILDVVMETITAQNQVHYLDEHYRSMPDIVEFSNEEFYNNSLNIMTFKSKNDLEENIEIQYCSGERKNNGVNQGEIDAIFNKIKHNLSLKEERYSVGIISPFANQVKAIQKQVSTAFKVEELNKIDLLVGTPYHFQGEERDEVHLSFTVDEYTAGNVYTYLNKEDVFNVAITRARKRQYIYLSIDTIPHDSYHLLHRYIRSIKNEELANFKTTNTLDYFLNEVKDWLKELEVTVFVARELAGVTIDLLVERGDQLYAIDLVGYPGVYQATFPIEKYKTLYRMGVEVVVVPFSFWYRKNEACKTFLIDKFKLNR; encoded by the coding sequence ATGAAGTTTGATTTTACCTTACAGCAGTTAATCGCATATTATCGGGAGTGTTATGAGTTAGATAATAAACAGCTTGAAGTTTTTGATTTTTATTCTAAACAAATTACTAACCGATTAATTCTATCTTCTTCTAAAATTTTATTGGATAAAGAAGTTGTTCAGAAAGTTAATTTCGATTGGGGGAATGCGGTTTCGAAAAAACTCAGGGTTTATGAAAAAGAGTTGGACTTGTACGCCTGTTCTTACTTTCTAAAAGCAAAAGTTAAGGTCTTAGGAAGAAATAAAGTAGCCAGTATACCTGTTTTTTTGACTCCATTATCATTAAAGTTTGAAGCACCAAATTATAGTGTTTCACAAACAATCAAGCAAACAATTGTTAATCCTACTGCGCTAAAAGTAATTCAAGAATTACATCCTGAATTAGTCGAGGAAACTATAGATCGTCAACTCCAATCCATTTGGAAAATTGCAGATGCTAAAAAGAGATTAAGGGTGTTACAAGAGAAGTTCAAAGGTATAGACTATTCTTTTTTTCAAGATTCAAGCCGTTTCTTCTCAGAGAAAAAATTAAAAGGAGCAATAAAAACAGAGGGGCTTAATTTATTATTACCAGCAATAGGTTTAGCACTACTAAAAAAGCCAACAGCTAGTAGGGGAGTATTGGCAGAATTAAAAGACATCGCCTTAGAGAATAAGTTTTATCCACAATTGATTGAAAGCTTATTTTTAGGAACGAACTACAACATAACAGCAGAGTCGAAAGAAACGATTCATGTGCCAGTTAACTTGAGTATTCCTCAGCAAAATATTATTAAGTCTGCCTATCAGAATAATATCACACTTGCAGTTGGGCCTCCAGGAACAGGGAAGTCATTTACGATAGCAAGCATAGCTGTTGATGCAATAGCGAATGGAAAATCGGTGTTAATAGCCTCAAAAAACGATCAAGCTCTTAAAGTCATTGCCGAAAAACTGGAAAAGGACTTCTTTGCTAAAGAGAATATCATTTCTGGTGGGGAGAAATATTTTGTAAGAAAACTGTTGAATAAGTTTAAAGATATCTTGAATGGCGTAGCTGATGATAGTTATTATGATTCTTTAAGAAAGGAGGTTAAAGCACAACACAAGTCATTAAGAAAAATCAATGCTGCAATACATAGGTTAGAAGAGAAGATAAAGGAAAAGTCTAATGATGAATTGGAAGTAACAGAGCTACTATTATCGGAAGATAACTGGTCAAAAAAGATCAAATTGTTTTTTAAAAGTAGAACAATCAAAAACCTTGAAGAGTTAGAAAGAGATATCAGTACCTTAGCTCATCAAATAGAGTTAAGAAAAGAATGGATGAAACATTTGTTGCTTTGTATTGCTAACTTAAGAGTTGCGGAAGCGATAAGAGATACTCAGACCAGAGAAGTTTTCAAAAAAATGGTTAAAGTAATTGAGTCGGATTCAGGTTTAGAAAAGGAGTCATTATTTTATTCTTTAGATTTTAAAAAGGTCTTAAAAGCTTTTCCTATTTGGTTGGTCAACTTAAAAGAGCTTAATCAATACTTGCCACTTCAGGATGGAATTTTTGATTTAGTGGTTATGGATGAAGCGACGCAATGTGATATTGCCAGTTCCATTCCATTGTTGTTTCGAGGAAAAAGAGCAGTTATTGTAGGAGATCCTAAACAGTTGCGACACGTTTCTTTTCTTGCATACGACACTCAACAAGAGTTAGCAATAAAATACGGTGTAGAAAAGTTTAATTCGAAATTATTAGATTACCGAAACGCTAGTATTTTAGATGTAGTAATGGAAACAATTACAGCTCAAAATCAGGTTCATTACCTCGATGAACATTATCGAAGTATGCCAGATATAGTCGAGTTTAGTAATGAGGAGTTTTATAATAACTCGTTAAACATTATGACTTTCAAATCAAAAAATGATTTAGAAGAAAATATCGAAATTCAGTATTGTAGTGGAGAGCGAAAAAATAACGGAGTTAATCAGGGAGAAATAGATGCTATTTTTAACAAAATAAAACATAACCTTTCTCTAAAAGAAGAACGTTATAGTGTGGGAATTATCTCTCCATTTGCCAATCAAGTCAAAGCAATACAAAAGCAAGTTAGTACAGCCTTTAAGGTAGAAGAATTGAACAAAATAGATTTGTTAGTTGGAACGCCCTATCATTTCCAAGGAGAAGAAAGAGATGAAGTACATCTATCATTTACTGTAGATGAGTATACAGCAGGCAATGTTTATACTTATTTAAATAAGGAAGATGTTTTTAATGTAGCGATAACTCGTGCAAGAAAACGGCAATATATTTACCTTTCAATCGATACCATACCCCATGATTCTTATCATTTATTGCATCGGTATATTCGTTCAATTAAAAACGAAGAATTAGCTAATTTCAAGACCACCAATACATTGGATTATTTCTTGAATGAAGTCAAAGATTGGTTAAAGGAATTGGAAGTAACTGTATTTGTCGCTAGAGAGCTTGCTGGGGTAACGATCGATCTTCTGGTAGAAAGGGGGGATCAGTTATACGCCATAGATTTAGTAGGTTATCCAGGAGTCTATCAAGCAACATTTCCTATTGAAAAATACAAAACCTTATACCGAATGGGGGTAGAAGTAGTTGTTGTACCTTTTAGTTTTTGGTATCGTAAAAATGAAGCATGTAAAACATTTTTGATAGACAAATTCAAGTTGAACAGATAA
- a CDS encoding imelysin family protein: MTKYNILLITILLVFATCKRKETIKENTFDKEMMLRGIADNYILQRIKAFDQVAVELEEAVALFVDSVTLNHLEVVKHQWKVTNRIYKECRIYNIGAIKETYAHLRIETRPANSSFIENNIADSLAVIDDTYFETIGFSSKGLGGIEYLLFHDTPQNVMNEFQEERRKAYLKGAVDDVTKNMSMISNTWRDSYYQQFCTAVTPGLESSVNLIVNKLVEVTEKIYQEKLGKPLGKKDGIVDANRTEAPLSRQSVHFIQHELTAIEHTFKNGLYDYLDAMKLTKNNEKLSKVIQLQIQKIQTTIGKIDSIEEDISNQTGKSEVLYDEFKTLLVLLKVDVISGLNIIFMINDNDGD, from the coding sequence ATGACTAAATACAATATATTGTTGATAACAATCTTACTTGTCTTTGCGACATGTAAAAGAAAAGAAACAATCAAAGAAAATACATTTGATAAAGAGATGATGTTGAGAGGAATAGCCGATAATTATATTCTTCAACGTATAAAAGCCTTTGATCAGGTTGCTGTTGAATTGGAAGAGGCTGTTGCCCTTTTTGTAGATTCTGTTACACTCAATCATTTAGAGGTTGTAAAACATCAATGGAAAGTAACCAATAGAATTTATAAAGAATGTAGAATTTACAATATTGGAGCCATTAAGGAAACGTATGCGCACCTACGTATAGAGACTCGCCCCGCAAATTCAAGTTTTATAGAAAATAATATTGCCGATTCCTTGGCTGTAATTGATGATACTTATTTTGAAACAATTGGTTTCTCTTCAAAAGGATTGGGAGGAATTGAATATTTACTTTTCCATGATACCCCCCAAAATGTAATGAATGAGTTTCAGGAGGAACGAAGAAAAGCGTATTTAAAAGGGGCGGTAGATGATGTCACCAAAAACATGTCCATGATCTCCAATACCTGGAGAGATAGCTATTATCAACAGTTTTGTACAGCGGTTACTCCAGGTTTAGAATCTTCAGTTAATCTTATCGTCAATAAACTGGTTGAGGTTACTGAAAAGATTTATCAAGAAAAATTAGGAAAACCTCTGGGTAAAAAAGATGGAATTGTTGATGCTAATAGAACTGAAGCCCCTTTAAGCAGACAATCTGTCCACTTTATTCAACACGAATTAACAGCTATTGAACATACCTTTAAAAATGGGCTATACGATTATTTAGATGCAATGAAGTTGACCAAAAATAACGAGAAACTATCTAAGGTGATTCAATTACAAATTCAAAAAATTCAAACAACGATAGGGAAAATAGACAGTATTGAAGAAGATATCAGCAATCAAACAGGTAAATCAGAGGTGCTATATGATGAATTCAAAACGTTGTTAGTTTTATTAAAAGTAGATGTGATTAGTGGCTTGAATATTATCTTTATGATTAATGATAATGATGGAGATTAA